A genomic region of Nitrospira lenta contains the following coding sequences:
- the gyrA gene encoding DNA gyrase subunit A produces the protein MPPDERLGYIAIEDEMKSSYLDYAMSVIVGRALPDVRDGLKPVHRRILFGMNEMGLAHNRAYRKSAKIVGEIMGNYHPHGDSAIYDTLVRMAQDFNMRYPLVDGQGNYGSMDGDSAAAMRYTEARMTKLAEELLADIDKETVDFGPNYDESLQEPLVLPTRVPNLLINGAGGIAVGYATNIPTHNLGEVIDGLLLLIENPDVTIAQLMKKIPGPDFPTAGFIYGMSGIKDAYETGRGLLKVRAKVNVESDERTDRERLIVTEVPYQVNKAKLIEKIAELVQDERIKGIADLRDESSDREGVRVVIELKRGEIPLIVLNNLFKHTQLETTFGVIMLALVNNRPEVLNLKQILSHFLDHRREVIVRRTAFELRKAEERAHILEGLKIALDNLDAVIALIRRAQSPDEARAGLMSQFGLSEIQASAILEMRLQRLTQLERQKLIEEYKEVLKQIEYLKSILASPALVRQIIQDELAEVRAAYKDERRTQIVKEEAEISLEDLIAEEEVVVTISHTGYIKRNAVSLYRAQRRGGKGKIGMGIKDEDFVETLFTASTHDSLLFFTDAGKVFWLKVHEIPEASRGAKGKALVNLLALSKDEKVTATMPVKEYRDDRFVVMATKQGVIKKTELSAYSNPRQGGIIALSLDQGDKLIAVHVTDGSREMLLGTKQGITIRFKEEDVRSMGRTAHGVKGITLEAGDEVIGMETITPDSTTAILTVTEGGYGKRTPVNDYRVQGRGGKGIISVKTTERNGLAVGFLQVRDGDEIMLMAAKGKLLRCKVDDIREVGRNTQGVRVLDLDGDDDRVIGVARLAEVVEAIPEDQPEA, from the coding sequence ATGCCCCCAGATGAACGCTTAGGCTATATCGCAATTGAAGATGAAATGAAGTCGTCGTACCTGGATTACGCCATGAGCGTGATCGTAGGCCGCGCGCTTCCGGACGTGCGCGACGGGCTCAAGCCGGTCCATCGCCGCATTCTTTTCGGCATGAACGAAATGGGCCTGGCCCATAATCGCGCCTATCGCAAGTCGGCCAAGATCGTCGGCGAAATCATGGGTAACTACCATCCCCATGGTGACTCGGCGATCTACGACACCCTGGTGCGCATGGCGCAGGACTTCAACATGCGTTATCCGCTGGTCGACGGCCAGGGGAACTACGGGTCGATGGACGGCGATTCCGCCGCCGCCATGCGATACACCGAAGCGCGCATGACAAAGCTGGCCGAAGAGCTCCTTGCCGATATTGACAAAGAAACCGTCGATTTCGGTCCCAACTACGACGAATCCCTGCAAGAACCGCTGGTGCTGCCTACGCGAGTTCCGAATCTGCTGATCAACGGGGCCGGCGGTATTGCGGTCGGCTACGCGACCAATATTCCCACGCATAATCTGGGCGAAGTCATCGACGGGCTGTTGCTCCTGATCGAGAACCCCGATGTGACTATCGCTCAATTGATGAAAAAGATTCCCGGCCCCGATTTCCCCACGGCGGGATTTATCTACGGAATGAGCGGCATCAAGGACGCCTACGAGACCGGCCGCGGGCTGCTGAAGGTACGCGCCAAGGTCAATGTGGAGTCGGATGAGCGGACTGACCGCGAGCGGTTGATCGTCACGGAGGTGCCGTACCAGGTCAATAAGGCCAAGCTCATCGAGAAGATTGCTGAGCTGGTGCAGGATGAACGGATCAAGGGTATTGCCGACCTGCGGGATGAATCGTCGGATCGTGAAGGGGTCCGTGTCGTCATCGAACTCAAGCGGGGCGAAATCCCGCTGATCGTCCTGAACAATTTGTTCAAGCACACGCAGCTGGAAACGACCTTCGGCGTGATCATGCTTGCGCTGGTCAACAATCGTCCGGAGGTCCTGAACCTCAAGCAGATTCTGTCGCACTTCCTCGATCACCGGCGCGAAGTGATCGTGCGCCGTACCGCGTTTGAACTCCGGAAGGCCGAGGAGCGCGCGCATATCCTCGAAGGGCTGAAGATCGCCCTCGATAACCTGGATGCGGTGATTGCGCTTATTCGCCGGGCGCAGTCGCCTGATGAAGCCCGCGCGGGATTGATGAGCCAATTTGGATTAAGCGAAATCCAGGCTTCCGCCATTTTGGAGATGCGTCTGCAGCGCCTCACGCAGCTGGAGCGCCAGAAGCTGATCGAAGAATACAAAGAGGTGCTGAAGCAGATCGAGTATCTGAAGTCCATCTTGGCGAGCCCGGCCCTGGTGCGGCAGATCATTCAGGACGAGCTCGCGGAAGTCCGCGCGGCCTATAAAGATGAGCGGCGGACCCAGATTGTCAAAGAGGAAGCGGAGATCAGCCTCGAAGATCTAATCGCCGAAGAAGAAGTGGTGGTGACGATTTCCCACACCGGCTATATCAAGCGGAATGCCGTCTCGCTCTACCGCGCCCAGCGCCGGGGCGGAAAAGGCAAGATCGGGATGGGGATCAAAGACGAAGATTTCGTCGAGACGCTGTTCACGGCGTCGACGCACGACTCCCTGCTCTTCTTCACCGATGCCGGAAAAGTCTTCTGGCTCAAGGTGCATGAAATTCCCGAAGCCAGCCGCGGCGCCAAGGGCAAGGCCCTGGTGAATCTGTTGGCCTTGTCGAAAGATGAAAAAGTGACGGCCACGATGCCCGTGAAGGAGTATCGCGACGATCGCTTTGTCGTCATGGCGACGAAGCAGGGCGTGATCAAGAAGACGGAATTGTCGGCCTACAGCAATCCCCGCCAGGGCGGGATTATTGCGCTGTCGCTGGATCAGGGCGATAAGCTCATCGCCGTGCATGTGACGGACGGGTCCCGGGAAATGCTGCTGGGTACGAAACAGGGCATCACGATCCGCTTCAAAGAGGAAGATGTCCGGTCGATGGGCCGCACTGCGCATGGTGTGAAAGGCATTACCCTCGAAGCCGGCGACGAAGTCATCGGCATGGAAACGATTACCCCCGATTCGACGACGGCGATTTTGACCGTCACCGAAGGCGGGTATGGGAAGCGGACGCCGGTGAACGATTACCGGGTCCAGGGCCGCGGCGGAAAAGGCATCATCAGCGTCAAGACCACGGAGCGGAACGGCTTGGCGGTCGGCTTCCTGCAAGTGCGCGACGGCGACGAAATTATGTTGATGGCAGCGAAGGGCAAGTTGCTGCGCTGCAAAGTCGACGACATTCGTGAAGTCGGCCGGAATACTCAGGGCGTGCGGGTGCTCGACCTGGACGGCGACGATGATCGCGTCATAGGGGTGGCCCGGTTGGCGGAAGTAGTAGAGGCGATCCCCGAGGATCAGCCGGAGGCCTAG
- the gyrB gene encoding DNA topoisomerase (ATP-hydrolyzing) subunit B encodes MATNESISKPKSDSYNADQIKVLEGLDAVRKRPAMYIGSTGVDGLHHLVYEVVDNSVDEHMAGFGETIEVTIHIDGSVTVVDNGRGIPTGMHSTQKKSAAEVALTVLHAGGKFEQGAYTVSGGLHGVGISVVNALSEWLELEIWQDGQVYVQRYQRGKPDAPLQMTGKTKRRGTQVTFKPDSQIFETLEFSFDILAQRLRELAFLNKGLEIALKDERKEKEQIFKYKGGIVSFVEHLNEAKTPIHKPIYVQVEKPDMILELALQYNDSYAENLFSFANNINTKEGGTHLVGFKAALTRTINSYANANDLLKKETESLSGDDVREGLTAVVSVKVRNPQFEGQTKAKLGNSEVKGIVEAAVNEALGTYFEENPTVAKKIIGKAIDAARAREAARKAKELIRRKSALDGGSLPGKLADCAEKDPALSELYIVEGDSAGGSAKQGRDRKYQAILPLKGKILNVEKARFDKMLSSDEIRTLIMALGTGIGRRREEGDKPEKDSFDIAKARYHKIILMTDADVDGSHIRTLLLTFFFRQMPELLERGYIYIAQPPLFKVKKGKSEKYLKDEGLLNEHLADLAVEEVEVYVENTQGYITGRRLLPVLKKLVAFETFLSRLNKKHHEANILRAFVDEPGLDREMLKDQAALRTVVANAKRVLEAIYPKATAELTIVEDEEHQSNKVICRITSNGIVLSMNLTHEVVGSADFRELQKLAPSSIGLGRAPYKLKAKGQEQQFSGTADLVKTIIEIGKQGLGIQRYKGLGEMNPSQLWETTMNPETRTLLKVKLEDVPGVDEIFTILMGDEVEPRRNFIQAHALEVRNLDV; translated from the coding sequence ATGGCCACGAACGAGTCAATCAGCAAGCCCAAGTCAGACAGCTATAACGCCGACCAGATCAAAGTCCTCGAAGGGCTCGATGCCGTGCGGAAACGCCCGGCGATGTACATCGGCAGCACCGGCGTCGATGGTCTGCATCACCTCGTCTACGAAGTCGTCGACAACAGCGTCGACGAGCATATGGCGGGATTCGGTGAAACGATCGAGGTCACGATCCACATCGATGGAAGTGTCACGGTCGTCGATAACGGCCGGGGCATTCCGACCGGCATGCACTCCACGCAAAAGAAATCCGCAGCCGAGGTGGCGCTGACGGTGCTCCATGCCGGCGGAAAGTTTGAGCAGGGCGCCTATACCGTTTCGGGCGGTCTGCACGGCGTCGGTATCTCCGTCGTCAACGCGCTCTCCGAATGGTTGGAGTTGGAAATTTGGCAGGACGGCCAGGTCTACGTGCAACGCTATCAGCGCGGCAAACCGGACGCGCCGCTCCAGATGACCGGGAAGACCAAACGGCGCGGTACCCAAGTCACCTTCAAGCCGGATAGCCAGATTTTCGAAACGCTGGAGTTCAGTTTCGACATCCTGGCCCAGCGGTTGCGCGAGCTGGCCTTTCTGAACAAGGGTCTGGAGATCGCGCTGAAGGATGAGCGCAAAGAAAAAGAACAGATCTTTAAGTACAAGGGCGGCATCGTCTCGTTCGTCGAACACCTCAATGAAGCCAAAACGCCGATCCATAAGCCGATTTATGTGCAGGTCGAAAAACCGGACATGATTCTCGAACTGGCGTTGCAGTACAACGATAGCTACGCGGAAAATCTGTTTTCCTTCGCCAACAACATCAATACGAAAGAAGGCGGGACGCATCTCGTCGGCTTCAAAGCCGCGCTCACGCGCACGATCAACAGCTACGCCAACGCCAACGACCTGCTCAAGAAAGAGACCGAGTCCTTGAGCGGCGACGATGTGCGCGAAGGTCTGACAGCGGTTGTCAGCGTGAAAGTGCGCAATCCCCAGTTCGAAGGTCAGACGAAGGCGAAGCTCGGCAATAGCGAAGTGAAGGGCATCGTCGAAGCGGCGGTGAACGAGGCGCTCGGCACCTATTTCGAGGAAAATCCGACGGTCGCCAAGAAGATCATCGGCAAGGCCATTGATGCAGCCCGGGCGCGTGAAGCCGCCCGCAAGGCCAAGGAACTGATCCGCCGGAAAAGCGCGCTCGATGGAGGCTCGTTGCCCGGCAAGCTGGCGGACTGCGCCGAGAAAGATCCGGCGCTGAGTGAGCTGTACATCGTCGAGGGAGATTCGGCCGGTGGTTCTGCCAAACAAGGCCGCGACCGGAAGTACCAGGCGATTCTTCCGCTCAAGGGTAAAATCCTGAACGTGGAAAAAGCCCGGTTCGACAAAATGCTCTCCAGCGACGAAATCCGCACCTTGATCATGGCGCTCGGCACCGGCATCGGCCGCCGGCGGGAAGAAGGCGACAAGCCCGAGAAAGACTCCTTCGACATCGCCAAGGCGCGCTATCACAAGATCATTCTCATGACCGACGCCGACGTCGACGGGAGTCATATCCGGACCCTGTTGCTGACGTTCTTCTTCCGCCAGATGCCGGAGTTGCTGGAGCGCGGGTATATCTACATCGCCCAGCCGCCGCTCTTCAAAGTGAAGAAGGGCAAGTCGGAAAAGTATCTGAAAGACGAAGGGCTCTTGAACGAGCACCTGGCCGATCTCGCCGTCGAGGAGGTCGAGGTCTATGTGGAGAACACCCAGGGATACATCACGGGCCGCCGGCTCCTGCCGGTCCTGAAAAAGCTGGTCGCCTTTGAAACGTTCCTCTCGCGTTTGAATAAGAAACATCATGAAGCCAACATCCTTCGGGCCTTCGTGGACGAGCCCGGACTGGACCGCGAGATGCTGAAGGATCAGGCGGCGCTCAGGACGGTGGTGGCCAATGCCAAGCGAGTCTTGGAGGCCATCTACCCGAAGGCGACTGCGGAGCTGACCATCGTCGAGGACGAAGAGCATCAATCCAACAAGGTGATCTGCCGGATTACGAGCAACGGCATTGTGCTGAGCATGAATCTGACGCACGAAGTCGTCGGGTCGGCCGATTTCCGCGAACTCCAGAAACTGGCTCCCTCCTCCATCGGACTGGGCCGCGCGCCCTACAAGCTGAAAGCGAAGGGGCAGGAGCAGCAATTCTCCGGCACGGCGGATCTGGTGAAGACGATCATCGAGATCGGCAAGCAGGGACTCGGGATTCAGCGATATAAAGGTCTGGGCGAAATGAATCCGTCGCAGTTGTGGGAGACCACGATGAATCCGGAAACCAGGACCCTGCTCAAAGTGAAGCTGGAAGATGTGCCCGGCGTGGATGAAATCTTTACGATTTTAATGGGCGATGAGGTGGAGCCCCGCCGCAATTTCATTCAGGCGCACGCACTCGAAGTCAGAAATTTGGACGTGTAA
- the dnaN gene encoding DNA polymerase III subunit beta yields MKVRIGRDELLTGLQRVQGVVEKRNTMPILSNILLEAKQDGVEIVATDLEIGMRGLYKATVLQPGGVTVSARKLYEIIKELKAGEIELTSGDNNWTTIQAGKSQFKIVGLPSSEYPALPVIDREGLIPLSGAGLLELIRKTLFAAGDNDARYILNGLLVTLVVTDKKTSLRLVGTDGHRLAVTEQEVGKAGKSDPQEIKAIVPKKAAQEMRRLLEEGGEGEPLIGFTKNLMIFRKSGLLMTSRLMEGNYPNYQQVIPKEGGKKISVNRLELESALRRVSVLSKDKANAVKLSFAPGHMVLFSSNPDYGEATEELPATYDGEALQTGFNARYLLDVFSVMDSDTISLQMETPLSPCLIQEAENPGFKCVVMPIKI; encoded by the coding sequence ATGAAGGTACGCATCGGACGCGATGAACTATTGACGGGGCTCCAGCGTGTGCAGGGCGTGGTGGAGAAACGGAACACCATGCCGATTCTGTCCAACATTCTGCTGGAAGCCAAGCAGGACGGCGTCGAAATCGTCGCGACAGATCTGGAAATCGGCATGCGCGGCCTCTATAAGGCCACGGTGCTGCAACCGGGCGGCGTGACCGTCTCGGCGCGGAAGCTGTATGAAATCATCAAGGAGTTGAAGGCCGGCGAGATCGAGCTGACGTCGGGCGACAATAATTGGACGACGATTCAAGCGGGCAAGAGCCAGTTCAAGATCGTTGGTTTGCCCAGTTCCGAATACCCTGCTCTGCCGGTGATCGATCGCGAAGGCTTGATCCCGCTCTCCGGCGCCGGGCTGTTGGAACTGATCCGGAAGACGCTGTTTGCCGCAGGGGACAATGATGCGCGCTATATCCTGAACGGCTTGCTCGTCACCTTGGTCGTGACGGACAAAAAGACCTCGCTCCGGCTTGTGGGCACCGATGGTCATCGCCTGGCCGTGACCGAGCAGGAGGTCGGCAAAGCCGGCAAGAGCGATCCCCAGGAGATCAAAGCCATTGTTCCGAAGAAAGCGGCGCAGGAAATGCGGCGCTTGCTGGAAGAGGGAGGCGAAGGCGAACCGCTGATCGGGTTTACCAAGAACCTGATGATCTTCCGAAAAAGCGGGCTGCTCATGACCTCACGGTTGATGGAAGGGAACTATCCCAACTATCAGCAAGTCATTCCCAAAGAGGGCGGCAAGAAGATCAGCGTGAACCGTCTCGAACTGGAAAGCGCGTTGCGGCGCGTGTCGGTCCTGTCGAAAGACAAGGCGAACGCCGTGAAGCTCTCCTTTGCGCCGGGCCACATGGTGCTGTTTTCCAGCAACCCAGATTACGGAGAAGCGACCGAGGAGTTGCCGGCGACCTATGACGGTGAGGCGCTGCAGACCGGGTTCAACGCCCGGTATCTCCTGGATGTGTTCAGTGTGATGGATAGCGACACCATCTCGTTGCAGATGGAAACGCCGCTCAGCCCGTGCTTGATTCAGGAAGCCGAGAATCCTGGGTTCAAGTGCGTCGTGATGCCGATTAAGATCTAA
- the dnaA gene encoding chromosomal replication initiator protein DnaA, whose product MDTVWQEALHFIQGKVPKQVYDTWFTPVHLDRIEDSTAHIGVPNKFFGEWLGTHYGPLLSEAVSAARGGGEVTVSFLVDQKSAKAQDHAAVVSVAKTVAQTKSRRGIQLNPKYIFKNFVVGAGNQFAHAACMAVAEQPGKAYNPLFIYGGVGLGKTHLLNAIGNHVAERTDLRIAYLTTEQFTNEVINSIRYDKMMDLRKRYRHIDMLMIDDIQFLAGKERTQEEFFHTFNALYEGHKQIVLSSDRFPKDMPDIEERLRSRFEWGLIADLQPPDVETRIAILRKKSEDEGIQLPEDVIQYLSTTLKSNIRELEGSLVRLGAFASLTGQKITLEMAKTVLRDLIGDKKKIVAMEDIQDVVCTQFHVKINELKSRRRSKTLVHPRQIAMYLCRELTDASYPEIGRHFGGKDHTTIIHACRQVAKAKDADPAMQTTLEKLKEQILRG is encoded by the coding sequence ATCGACACGGTTTGGCAAGAGGCGCTTCACTTCATCCAGGGAAAGGTCCCCAAGCAGGTCTATGACACCTGGTTCACTCCAGTGCATCTGGATCGGATTGAAGACTCGACCGCCCATATCGGTGTTCCGAATAAGTTCTTTGGCGAATGGCTGGGGACTCACTATGGCCCGCTTCTGTCCGAAGCGGTCTCGGCCGCTCGTGGAGGCGGAGAGGTCACCGTCTCATTCCTGGTCGATCAAAAATCCGCCAAGGCGCAGGACCACGCGGCGGTCGTTAGCGTTGCCAAGACAGTCGCTCAGACGAAATCGCGGCGGGGGATTCAGCTCAACCCCAAGTATATTTTTAAGAATTTTGTCGTCGGCGCCGGGAACCAGTTCGCGCATGCCGCCTGTATGGCAGTTGCCGAACAGCCGGGGAAGGCGTACAACCCCCTCTTTATCTACGGGGGCGTGGGCCTCGGAAAGACGCACTTGCTGAACGCGATCGGTAATCATGTGGCGGAACGAACCGATCTCCGAATCGCCTATCTGACGACCGAGCAGTTCACCAACGAGGTCATCAACTCGATCCGCTACGACAAGATGATGGATCTCCGAAAGCGCTATCGGCATATCGATATGCTGATGATCGACGACATTCAGTTTTTGGCCGGCAAGGAACGGACGCAGGAAGAGTTCTTTCATACGTTCAATGCGTTATATGAAGGGCATAAGCAGATTGTCCTCTCCAGCGACCGGTTTCCGAAGGATATGCCGGATATTGAAGAGCGACTCCGGTCCCGCTTCGAATGGGGACTCATCGCCGATCTACAGCCGCCCGATGTGGAAACGCGGATCGCCATTTTGCGAAAGAAGTCCGAGGACGAGGGGATCCAGCTTCCTGAGGATGTGATCCAGTATCTTTCGACCACCCTGAAGAGCAATATTCGCGAGCTTGAAGGCAGTCTGGTGCGGTTGGGCGCCTTTGCGTCGCTCACGGGGCAGAAGATTACGCTGGAGATGGCCAAGACAGTCCTGCGCGATCTCATCGGGGACAAGAAGAAAATCGTGGCGATGGAAGATATTCAGGATGTGGTCTGCACCCAATTTCACGTGAAGATCAACGAGCTGAAGTCCCGCAGACGCAGTAAGACGCTGGTCCATCCCCGGCAGATCGCCATGTATCTCTGCCGCGAGTTGACCGATGCGTCCTATCCGGAGATCGGCCGGCACTTCGGGGGCAAGGACCATACGACGATCATCCATGCCTGCCGCCAGGTGGCCAAGGCGAAGGACGCGGATCCGGCCATGCAGACGACATTGGAAAAACTGAAAGAGCAGATCCTACGGGGCTGA
- a CDS encoding DsrE family protein, protein MAKKIAVVIREDPRQTHRPVEALRIALGLVAGTHDTTVVLLNEAVRLLSEDLDDVIDMEILEKYLPSIEQLEIPFIVQADADRSLIQPQFAVQYQTAEYIRHFLTDVDRTLVF, encoded by the coding sequence ATGGCGAAGAAAATAGCCGTAGTAATCAGAGAAGATCCCCGTCAAACGCACCGTCCGGTGGAAGCGCTGCGTATTGCGCTCGGCCTTGTGGCAGGGACCCATGATACGACTGTGGTGCTGCTCAATGAGGCGGTTCGGCTGCTTTCAGAAGATCTCGATGACGTGATTGATATGGAAATTTTAGAAAAGTATCTCCCGTCAATCGAACAGCTTGAGATTCCATTCATCGTCCAAGCGGATGCCGATCGCTCATTGATACAACCTCAGTTTGCTGTCCAGTATCAGACGGCTGAATACATTCGACACTTTTTGACGGATGTCGACCGAACTCTCGTGTTTTGA
- a CDS encoding DsrE family protein → MNSKKLGLLLSVPPTHASVETVYRLSRAALHRNTEVYLYLIDEGVKNISDARYQELATNGVKLFACAYGCQQHHVPTDGIHSKISLCGLVVLSGIIDACDQFLAFT, encoded by the coding sequence ATGAATTCAAAGAAGCTCGGGCTGCTTCTTTCGGTCCCTCCGACCCATGCAAGTGTGGAGACCGTTTATCGTCTTTCACGCGCAGCTCTTCACCGCAATACCGAGGTGTATTTGTACCTCATCGATGAAGGGGTGAAGAACATTTCAGACGCCCGGTATCAAGAGTTGGCGACCAATGGGGTGAAGCTCTTTGCCTGTGCCTATGGATGCCAACAACATCACGTACCGACCGATGGGATCCATTCCAAGATCTCCTTATGCGGGCTGGTAGTCCTCTCCGGGATTATCGATGCCTGCGATCAATTTTTGGCGTTTACCTGA
- the hisS gene encoding histidine--tRNA ligase yields the protein MIKGIKGVKDLLPEETPRWRLIEEKARFWASTFGFHEIRVPIFEVTTLFARSIGASTDIVEKEMYTFQDRDGTSLTLRPEGTAGTVRAYIEHNRAAEPLPQKYCYLGPMFRHERPQAGRLRQFHQFGVESFGMADPRADVETIALLWQLLSDLQLPALTLEINNLGYTSDREAYRPVLVAYLRQYESQLCANCVRRIETNPLRVLDCKVPACRAATDAAPTLAGSMAEPATTYFTKVLEGLQAIGIPYQLNHRLVRGLDYYCLTTFEVTTTSLGAQNAVGAGGRYDGLVETLDGPKTPAVGFAVGIERISLMLPESLTPPSVGNKTVYVAAFGERAALHGLKILQDLRLAGVRAVTDFRSATLKAHLRQADRFTCRYTLILGDDELDKGSAILRNMETKEQQELPFSTLVASLLPQVLTS from the coding sequence ATGATCAAGGGCATCAAGGGCGTAAAAGATCTGCTTCCGGAAGAGACCCCGCGTTGGCGCCTCATTGAAGAGAAGGCCCGGTTCTGGGCCTCGACGTTCGGCTTTCACGAAATCCGCGTGCCGATTTTCGAGGTGACCACGCTCTTTGCGCGCAGCATCGGCGCCTCGACGGACATCGTCGAAAAAGAAATGTACACGTTTCAGGACCGGGACGGGACGTCGCTGACCTTGCGCCCTGAAGGAACAGCCGGAACGGTCCGGGCCTACATCGAACACAACCGCGCAGCCGAACCGCTCCCTCAAAAATATTGCTATCTCGGACCGATGTTTCGCCACGAGCGGCCGCAAGCCGGGCGTTTGCGGCAATTTCACCAGTTCGGCGTGGAATCCTTCGGCATGGCCGATCCCCGGGCGGATGTTGAAACGATCGCCCTGCTCTGGCAGTTGCTGTCAGACCTACAGCTTCCCGCGCTGACGCTCGAAATCAACAATCTCGGGTATACGAGCGACCGGGAAGCCTATCGGCCGGTACTGGTGGCCTATCTCCGCCAGTATGAAAGCCAGCTCTGTGCTAATTGTGTGAGACGAATTGAGACGAATCCGTTGCGCGTATTGGATTGCAAGGTGCCGGCCTGCCGAGCCGCCACGGATGCTGCGCCGACGCTAGCCGGATCGATGGCAGAACCGGCCACAACGTATTTTACAAAGGTGTTAGAGGGACTTCAGGCAATCGGGATTCCCTACCAGTTGAATCATCGGCTGGTTCGGGGGTTGGATTATTACTGCTTGACCACGTTTGAAGTGACGACCACGAGTTTGGGTGCTCAGAACGCCGTAGGCGCCGGTGGACGCTACGACGGTCTGGTTGAGACGTTGGATGGTCCGAAGACGCCGGCGGTCGGCTTTGCGGTGGGCATCGAGCGAATCTCTTTGATGCTTCCTGAATCCCTCACGCCGCCTTCCGTTGGAAACAAGACGGTTTATGTAGCGGCCTTCGGCGAACGGGCCGCGCTTCACGGCTTGAAGATTCTTCAAGACCTCCGTCTGGCCGGTGTTCGAGCGGTGACGGATTTTCGCTCAGCAACGTTAAAAGCTCACCTTCGCCAGGCAGATCGTTTTACCTGTCGCTATACTCTGATTCTCGGTGACGATGAACTGGATAAGGGTTCCGCGATCCTTCGGAATATGGAGACGAAGGAGCAACAAGAGCTACCTTTCTCTACACTCGTCGCCTCTCTTCTACCTCAGGTTCTTACCTCCTAG
- a CDS encoding FAD-dependent thymidylate synthase, translating to MSQDQSSRRVIAVAPMPPEKSAYALARYSRSPDSIESSIKWVHGHSSEKFWDQFYFDYGHASIADLGHVIICFENISELAAIRLEDEPLWDGQAKSSRYQNFASGSWYIPDSLRGSETEGTYEGILRSLSEVYRLLHPQLIQFLTEREPCPESMKPADYQRTIAARAFDVTRYLLPLAAKTNVGQVVSIRTLEKQITRLLSSQLPELRLIADDLRDACQRAPMNLWGELSGQAAGMTEPMAPTLARHAKPNEYQASVYQELGRYAKEALKGTGLDQPSTWGEQESVELIEGHDPIDEIVTTLLYRASHAPYRKILAVVRDWSDKQKQDAIDVGMNQRGPYDELIKEFRSGYAFTFDILMDIGGWRDMHRHRRCQQIQQNFTTIHGYDVPPPLVQAGLDSEYRQAMDAVRSDIEQLKKASAEGSLYAIPFGFKVRCLFKMDYAEAEYIAKLRSGVKGHWSYRTIAWLMKQKLAARYPMLGNRIQATSPDIEDTLTR from the coding sequence ATGAGTCAGGATCAGTCCAGCCGGCGTGTGATCGCCGTGGCGCCCATGCCACCGGAGAAGTCGGCCTATGCCCTGGCGCGGTACAGCCGCTCGCCCGACTCCATCGAGAGCAGCATCAAGTGGGTCCATGGCCATTCCTCGGAAAAATTCTGGGACCAATTTTATTTTGATTACGGTCACGCATCGATCGCCGACCTGGGCCATGTCATCATCTGTTTCGAAAACATTTCTGAGCTCGCCGCTATCCGTCTTGAGGACGAACCGCTGTGGGACGGGCAGGCGAAATCGAGCCGTTACCAAAACTTTGCCTCCGGCAGCTGGTATATCCCGGACTCCTTGCGCGGGTCCGAGACCGAAGGCACCTATGAAGGCATCTTGCGGAGCCTGTCAGAAGTCTATCGTCTCCTGCATCCGCAGCTGATCCAGTTTCTCACCGAGCGCGAACCGTGTCCCGAGTCGATGAAGCCGGCGGACTATCAGCGGACGATTGCCGCGCGGGCATTCGACGTCACGCGCTATCTCCTGCCGCTCGCCGCGAAGACCAATGTCGGGCAGGTGGTGAGCATCAGGACGCTGGAAAAGCAGATCACCCGCTTACTCTCGTCGCAATTGCCGGAGCTGCGCCTCATCGCGGATGATCTCAGGGATGCCTGCCAGCGTGCCCCCATGAACCTGTGGGGCGAGTTGAGCGGCCAGGCGGCGGGAATGACCGAACCCATGGCTCCGACCCTCGCGCGCCATGCCAAGCCCAACGAGTATCAAGCATCGGTCTACCAAGAACTGGGCCGGTACGCGAAAGAAGCGCTCAAGGGAACGGGTTTGGATCAGCCTTCGACCTGGGGCGAACAGGAATCGGTCGAGCTAATTGAAGGCCACGATCCGATCGATGAAATCGTCACGACGTTACTCTATCGCGCGTCGCACGCGCCCTACCGAAAGATCCTTGCCGTCGTCCGCGACTGGTCCGACAAGCAGAAGCAGGATGCCATCGATGTCGGGATGAATCAGCGGGGACCGTACGACGAACTGATCAAGGAATTTCGCAGCGGCTACGCCTTCACCTTTGACATCCTGATGGACATCGGCGGCTGGCGCGATATGCATCGCCACCGGCGCTGCCAGCAGATCCAGCAGAACTTCACGACGATTCATGGCTACGATGTGCCGCCGCCGCTGGTGCAGGCGGGGTTGGATTCAGAATACCGGCAGGCGATGGATGCCGTGCGCAGCGACATCGAACAGCTCAAGAAGGCCAGCGCCGAAGGGTCGCTCTACGCCATTCCGTTCGGGTTCAAAGTCCGCTGCCTCTTCAAGATGGACTATGCCGAAGCGGAATACATCGCCAAGCTCCGCTCCGGCGTAAAGGGCCATTGGTCCTATCGCACCATCGCCTGGCTGATGAAACAGAAGCTGGCCGCGCGGTATCCTATGTTAGGAAATCGCATCCAGGCCACATCCCCCGATATCGAAGACACCTTGACCAGATAA